The following is a genomic window from Rhodoferax sp. PAMC 29310.
TCCCATGCCCGCCAACACGCCGGCTGCGCATGCCAGCAGCCTGGTGGCCATGCCCAAGGGAAGCTCATCTGTACTTAGCGCCTTCTGGTTTGCAGGTGCCCGTGAAAGTGCGCCCGATGTTCAGATCGTAGCCTCCCAATTTGATCGCGCGACCCGGCAATGGAGTGAAGCCACTTTCGTCGTGAACCGGGATGACATGGCAGCCCAACTCGGCTTTGGAGTGCGACGTCTGGGCAATCCTGTGGTTTGGGCGGACGCGCAAGGGCGGATTCATTTGTTTGTGGTTGCGACCGGGCTGGGGGGCTGGGCGGCGGCGCGCATTGTGCATCTGCGCCAGCGTGACCCTTTGTCTGACTTGGATATCAAGGCGTTTGAAGTTCTGCGTCCGCTGCCTTTGTCTTGGCTATGGAATACCAGCTTTTTGGTTCGTGCCGCGCCGATGGCTTTGCAGGACGGCGGCATGGTGCTGCCGGTACATTTTGAGTTGGGCATTAAATACCCGGTGGCCTTGCGCTTTGACGCCAGTGGCGACTTTCAGGGCATGGTTCGCATGTCACGTCGTACCCATGTCTTGCAACCCACCCTGTTGCCCATGAGCGATGTGCACTGGTTGGCCCTGATGCGCGACCAGCGGCCCAATGGCAAGGTGACAGCCGTTGAAACGCGGGACGGCGGGCGCTCTTGGGTGGATTTACCGGATCTGCATCTTGACAATCCTGATGCCTCTGTGGCTGGGCTGGCCGTGGCGCCGGGGCAGATGTTTCTGGCGCACAACTCGTCGCCGCATTCCCGCACAACACTGGACCTCAGTCGGTCATCCAGTGGGGTGAGCTGGACGCTGATGCAACGTCTGGCACATGGTGAGACGCCGGCTGAATTTTCGTACCCCGCTGTCACTTGGGCGGAGGGTCATCTCTGGACCAGCTACACCGACCGGCGCCAGCAGATTGCCTGGCAACGCTTTGCCAAGCCAAAGACTTCACCTTAAGCGGTTTTGTGCATGAATTTTGATTCGTTAGTTGCCTCCTTTTTCTCAACTCAGCAAGCGGTTCTGCCCACCGCATTTGCGCAGTACCTAGGCCTTTACGTGGCTTGGGCGCTGGTGCTGGCGTGGGGCGCTTCGGCGCTGACTGGGCGCTGGCCGTCGCCCATCCGCTGGGGCATTGTGGGGGTGGTTGGTCTGCTGACCTTGATTTCGGGCCCTTCTTCGCCCGCTTACTGGTTTGGTCTGGCGTTTCAGACGCCCAGTGTGACGTCGGTTTTGCTAGCGGTTTGGGGTTTGTCGATTGTCGCGCGGAGTCGTTCGTCGAACGGGTCGCACGGGTGGAGCGTTTCCGGGCTTGCCGCTTGTGCGGCGGGGGCCGGTTTGGGTTGGGTACTGCTGCTGGACACCCTGGCTTGGTGGCCCTTGTCTGTCTATGCCTGGGGATTCAGTCCGGCCACGGTCTCCGGTCTCACCTTGACGCTGGCGATCTGCTGGGGTTTGTGGGGTGGGGCACACAAAGGCCGCACCAGCCACCTTGTGTTTGGCGTACCAGTCATGGCTTTGATCATCTTCGTAGGAACCCGTTGGCCGAGCGGTAACGTGTGGGACGCGTTACTGGACCCGTGGCTTTGGGTGGGGCTTCAAATCGTGTTGTTGGTCAACGTGCTGCGGGCGTGGCGCCAGCGCGGCTCACCAGCCATTCGGGTCTGAATAGCCATTGTTGTGGGTACCAAACGTTGGCGAGCGTGATTTCGCCGCTTTGATGGCGTCCTTTGACTTCCCAGCGGCTGCCGAGAACAGTGCAGCCAGGCAGGCAAGGCGGCTGGAGTTCGGTGGGTTTGGATTGAAGCCAGACCACGGCGTCATGGGACTCCAGCAAACGGGCCAATTCCAGCGTGTTGGCCGCGTCGTCGAAACCGCCGCGGTTTTCGCCGTCGTAAGCGTCAAACCGGTTGCCCGGCAACTGGAACTGGAATCGCTCAAATTGGCCATTAAAACTACTAGGCACGGCGATGCGAAAACCTTGAGTCTGGCTGATCGTTTGGGCGCTGTAGTGACCGGCGGCGCCATTCAAAGGCGCAGTAGTCAAGCCGAAGCTGGCGTAAAACAGCAGGCAAGATGCCAGTGTGCAAGCTCGGGTCCAGCTTGGCTTGGCGACGCCGGCAATCAGAAGCAACGCACCGAAGGCTGTCGCCAGCAGGCTGGCTTTGAGTTCCCAGGCGCTGCCAATGCCCACGTCATGGGCGGCCCAGGCGATGCGGCCCATGACGCCAACAAACACGCTGCAAAGCAACAATGAAGCCAGAAACCAGCCGTTTGCAATGCGGTCCCAGTAAAGCGCAATCAGCATGGCCAGCGCCGGCATGGCCGGAATGACATAGCGCGCTGAACGCTGGCTGGGCAGAGTGAAGACCAGCAGCCACACGCCCAGCCAGACCAGCAAAATAATCAGGTGAGCAGGACGCCTATCCTGGGTTGAGGGGCGCCACCAAGCGCGCAAGCCGACCCAGCCCACACCCAGCACCAGCAGTGCCAGCAAGCCGGCATTTTGCACATAGGCCAGCAATTGCGCCCAAATGCTGAAGCCGCCCCCGCGCAGGGCAGTGTGCCAGTAGCCTTGGGCGTTGCTCATCTTGCCCCCGTTCTCACCCACCACGAACTCCTGCCAAACGGCGGAAGGATCAGGGTCGAGCGCAAACCAGAGCCCAAACAAGCCCAAGGCAATCAAGGCACTCAGACTGACTTTGGAAGTGGTTTGAAACGTGGTGCGCCAACTGAACTGTGGCGCGCTCAAGAGCTGGGCCGCCCACAACGTGGCGGCGGCCGGCGCGATCAAGGCAAACGACTTGTACGCCAGGCCCATCCCCATGGCGATGCCAAATCCAAGGTGGGCAAGCCAACCCAAGTCCGCTTGTGCCGAAGCGGGTTCGGGTCGAAGTCGATGCCACAGCACGCCAAACAAGGGCAAACCAAGCCAGAAGGTTTCAGGCGCGCTGGTCAGGTAGGTGCGGCCAAATCGGAACGTGCAAAAAAACCCCAAATAAACCACGGCAGCAATCAGGGCCGTTCGCCACTGGCGAGTGATCAATTGAACAGTCCAGGCCACGGCGCCCGCCAGCAACAGGGTGTAGATCACGCTGGGCGTGCGAAGTGCGGCCAAATTCCAGTTGGCGCCCCAGTTGCCAGCGACCATGGCTTGCCAAAACAGCAAAGGGGGCTTGGTGTTGCGCATGTGGTCCAGCTCGGACACCAGCGGCAGCCAGTGGCCCGAGGCGGCGGTCAAGCGGGCGATGTGGGTGTAAACCAGTTCGTCGCCATTGGTCGGCACATACTGCCCGCCCAAGCCAAGGAGGTAGACAGCGACGGCCGCCAATAGCAAAGCCGCCCACGCCAACGTCGCCCAGCGAGGCACAGGGGGCAGCGATGTAGCGGCGGGAGGCATCGGCATGGTTATCGGGAAGAGCGGCGGTTAAACGTCCAGCGGTCGTTGGACAGGAAGTTACTCACGCTGGCGATGACAATGGCAATCACGTTGGCGAGCATGTAATGCAGGCTTTGCGAGAGCCACAGCGTCAGAGCGTACTGCATGGCAATTCCGAACCATGAGGCTAATGTATAACGCCCTAGTTGACCCAGCAGCAAGGCAAACGTTGGGGGACGCGGCATGCCGGGCAGTTGGGGCTCAACTTGGCGGAGGCGATCTGACCAGGTCCAAAGCCGGTTCCAGGTGAAGTTGTTCACCGTGGCCACCGCAATAGCCAGCGCCAAAGACGCGTAAGGCTTGCTGCTTTCGGGCTCAATCGCCCGAAAAAGGTGTTCGTGGGCCACATAGAGCACCACCAGGTTCACCACCGTTCCACTGGCACCGACCAGGCCAAATTTGACGTAGCGAAAGCCCTTGAGCCATTCAATCAGCCGCAGAGCGCGTTGCTGAAAAGTCACGGGAGCGCTCCTGGTGCGTGTGCGGCACTGTCATTCGCTTGGTCAAGCGCGGCCAATGCATCGGCCAGGACTGGGTCGGCCGGAATGCGTTTGAGGCACTGGTTATCTCCATCGCAGAACGTCTCGCGGTGGTTGTAGGCGCTCAGGCAGGGTGAGCAGGCCAGCCCGATTTCCACCACTTGAGCGCGAGGACCGAGCGGGCCGTAAAGCCGCCCCGTTTCGGGACCAAAAAATACCATGGTGCTAATGGGCGTCAGGCTGGCAAAGTGGCCTGGCCCGCCGTCATTGGTGATCAGCAGGTCAGCCCCGTGAAATAACATCAACAGCTCCCGAATGCTGCGGGTGTAGCCGGTGAGGTCCACGCACAACTCGCTGGCAATTTGCTTTTGAATGTCGCTGGCCAACTGCGCGTCATCGCGCAGGCCAATTAAACCCACGGCATGGCCGGCCTTGCAAAGCCCGCGTGCGACCTGGGCATAGTGCGCCGCAGGCCAGGCACGCTCTGGCAGGAGACCGCCGCCCGCGTACATCAACACCAGCTTTCGACCGGCAAGTACCGAGTGATCGGCCAGCATTTTGTGCCGGTAGGCGGGCAACTCATGGGGTTCGAACGGCACGCTCAAGCCGGTGTCTGACGGGAGTTCCCGGTGGTCTGCAGCCTTGTTGCGCGGTAGCGACGCAGATTCCAGTGCATCAACCAGCGACAAAAACTGTTGGCTGATGTGTCGGTAAGGGTTGTACGGAATGGCTTTGTTGATATAGCCGCCCCGGTACAAACCTTCTTGGGTGTGCGGTGTGAAACCCATGCGCAGCGGCGCACCGCTCATGTAAGACATCAGGCTGCTGATTCGGGAGAACAGTTCGCAGTCGATCACGGCATCCAGCGGCAAGGCTCGCAAGGTTTTGCTGACGCGCCAAATGTCGCCCAGCAGACCCAGTCCAGCACGGTCATCCAGCGCATGCAGGTTCTCTGGCTCGGCCAATCCCAGCAGTGCGGCGACTTCTTGGTTTTTCTTCAACTGAAGCACATGTAGCGTGGCGCTGGGGTATCGCTCCCTCAGGGCGGCAAACATGGGGCCTGCCAACACCACACTGCCCATCTCTGACAGCAGGATGACCAGAATGTGGCGGGGTTCCTTGGCCATCACTGGGGGCGGCCGCCCGAAGTTGACGAGTCGCGCCCAAAGAGACACCGCACCGCACAGCGCTTGGCCCAACCACCGGTCAATCCAGCGTTGTGTCTGTATTTTCATGAGCTGACTCGATCGTTGACCCGTTTACAAACCGGCGGCGGCCCGCAGCGCCTGCACCTTGTCTGTGCGCTCCCAGGTGAATTCTGGCTCTTCACGGCCGAAATGGCCATAGGCAGCGGTTTTCTCGTAAATCGGGCGCAGCAGGTCCAGCATCTGAATGATGCCGCGAGGACGCAGGTCAAACATCTCGTTGATCAAAGCGGCAATCTTCTCGTCCGAGATGACGCCGGTTCCTTCGGTGTACACGGTCACGTTCATCGGGTGCGCCACGCCGATCGCGTAGGCGACCTGAATCTGGCATTGACGCGCCAAACCTGCAGCCACGATATTCTTGGCGACATAACGGGCGGCGTAAGCGGCAGAACGGTCCACCTTTGTTGGGTCCTTGCCGCTGAACGCGCCGCCACCGTGGGGGCAGGCGCCGCCATAGGTGTCCACAATGATCTTTCGACCGGTCAATCCGCAGTCGCCCTGAGGTCCACCGACGACAAAGCGCCCGGTGGGGTTGATCAGGTATTTGGTGTTCACCAGCCATTCTTTGGGCAGCACGGGCTTGATGATCTCTTCAATGATGGCTTCGGTGAATGAGGCCTTCATCTTGGTCGATGTTTCGCTCTGGTCGGGGCTGTGCTGGGTGGAGAGCACCACCGTGTCAATTGAATGCGGTTTCCCGTCCACGTAGCGCATGGTGACCTGTCCCTTGGCGTCCGGGCGCAAAAAAGGCAAGCGACCGTCTTTGCGCAATTGCGCCTGGCGCTCTACCAGGCGGTGAGCGTAGTAAATCGGGGCGGGCATCAGCTCTGGGGTTTCATCGCAGGCATAGCCAAACATAAGGCCTTGATCACCAGCGCCGGTGTTCAGGTGGTCGTCGCTGGCGTGGTCCACACCCTGCGCTATGTCATTGCTTTGCTTGTCATAGGCGACCAGCACCGCACAACCTTTGTAGTCAATGCCGTATTCTGTGTTGTCGTAGCCAATGCGTTTGATGGTGTCGCGCGCCACCTGAATGTAGTCAACATGCGCGTTTGTGGTGATTTCACCCGCCAGCACGACCAATCCAGTGTTGCAAAGTGTCTCTGCAGCTACGCGGGACTTGGGGTCTTGTTTGAAGATTGCGTCCAGAATCGCGTCGGAGATCTGGTCGGCGACTTTGTCGGGATGTCCTTCGGACACAGATTCGGAGGTAAAAAGAAAATCGTTCGCCATGGTGTAGAGCTCCTGTTTCAATTGCAAGCACGTTAAAGACCGCGTTGCTTGGGCTGGGAGGCTTTCAGCGAACGCTTTAGCAGAATTGTCAATATTGACAAGGCACAATGTTGGCTCTCGCGAGCTGCCATTGTGTGTCGCCCTGCAAGTAGTTCCGTAACTCAGCGACCCGCCCATTTTATCCGAGTGATGATTACCCTCTTCAAACTGTTGTCTGCATTGCCGTTGTGGTTGCTCCACGGCGCGGGTGTCGTTCTGGGGTGGCTGGCGTTCTTGGGCTCAGGAATTTACCGGCGGCGTTTTCTAGCCAATGCGAGGCAGGCAGGCATTGGTTGCTCGCAGTGGGTTGCAGCGGTGGGTGAGAGCGGCAAACTGGTGGCTGAATTGCCGCGTCTGTGGATGGGGCGGCCTGTTCCTGTGACGTGGACGGGGCAGGAATTTGTGGAGGCCGCGCTTGCGCTTGGCAATGGCGTAATTTTCTTGACCCCGCATCTTGGGTGTTTTGAAGTGGCGGCGCAGGCCTACGCTAAGCAGTTTGGGCAGGGCGCGCAGCCGGTGACTGTGTTGTTTCGCCCGCCGCGCCAAGCCTGGCTACGAGATTTGGTGTCCGGTGCTCGTACGCGTCCAGGGCTCAAAGCGGCGCCCACGACGTTGGCAGGCGTGAAGCAAATGATCAAGGCGCTAAAGCATGGCGAGAGCTTGGCCTTGCTGCCGGATCAGGTGCCGCCACTGGGGATGGGTGTATGGGCACCATTCTTTGGTCAAGATGCATACACCATGACCTTGTCGGCGCGACTGGCGACACAGACGGGTGCCACTGTGCTGCTCGCCTGGGGGCAGCGCCTGAGTTGGGGTAGGGGTTATCGCATTAACGTGATGCCCCTGGAGGACACCCTGTCGGACGATGCGACGCTAGCAGCGACGGCCATCAATTGCGCCATGGAGGCCTTGATTCGCCGCTGTCCACAGCAATACCTTTGGGGCTATGCCCGCTACAAAAAGCCACGCAAGGACAAGCGATGAAACAAGCAGGGATCGTCCAATTTCCATGTGGAAACGAGTGTGAACCATGTTGAGTGAATCAGGCATTGGATTCATGCGTGTCTTGGGCCGTCTTCCTCTGTCGTGGGTTCGTGCAATGGGTTGGGTCTTGGGGTGGGTGCTATATGCGGTGGCGGTTCCCAGGCGTCGGGTCGCGACAGTCAATCTGACGCTTTGCTTCCCGCAAAAAACCAGGTCAGAAATCCAGGAGCTGGTCAGGCAAACCTTTGTTCACTTTGCACAAGCCTGGTTGGATCGGGGGTGGCTTTGGCATGGGCGCCCCGATGTAGTGCGCCAGCGCTTGAACTTGACGGGGGCGGTGAGTGAATTGCAAGACCCGGGGCCGATTGTTATTTTCGCGCCGCATTTTGTTGGGTTGGACGCGGGTTGGACAGCATTGACCCAGCAGTTGCCTCGTCATTTCACGACGATTTACACCGATCAGGCCAACAAGGTAATTGATGCATGGATTCTGGCGGGCCGTCAGCGCTTTGGGAAAGCACGCCTGTTTGGCCGGGTAGAGGGTGTGAAAACCATTGTTGCAACCTTGCGCACTGGAGATCCTCTGTACTTACTCCCCGATATGAACTTCGGACCCGAGGATTCAGCATTTGTTCCCTTTTACGGCGTGCCGGCGGCGACGGTGCCCAGTTTGTCGCGCTTTGCCAAGCTGGGTCGGGCCAAGGTTGTACCTGTGATATCCCGAATGACGCCGAACGGCTATGACGTTCAGGTCTTACCTGCCTGGGTGAATTTTCCATCTTCGGACAGCGTGGCGGACACCGCGCTCATGAATCAGCGCTTGCAAACCTACATTGACACCATGCCAGACCAGTATTTTTGGGTTCACAAACGCTTCAAGGATCGACCCGAAGGCGCGCAGGGGTTTTATTGAAGAGAATGGCTTCTACCGCTTATCTATAAAGCGCAAGTAGCTGTTGAATTCATAGTGACTGAAGGCGTTGCGGGCTCAGCCCTTGAAGTCGCCGGCGTTGAGACGGCGGTAGGTCGAGCAAGTTCAGGTCGTTGGCAATGTCTCGTTCGGGTGCGCCCACTGCCACAGCAAGGTGGCCACCTCATCAATGCCCTTGCGCTTTGGGGCTGAGAACAAGCGAACCTCACCACCGCCGGCTTGCAATTTCATGATCGACAGCGCTTTGTTTTGTTCAACTCGCGTGAGTTTGTCTGCCTTGGTCAAAATCACCAGAAATTTCAGACCCTCTTCCACGCGAGGGCGAACCACATCCAGCAAAATTTGATCCAGCTCAGTGAGTCCGTGACGAGGGTCACACATCAGCACAATGCCTTTCAGGTTCTCGCGAGTGACTAGGTAGTTGGCCATCACCTGTTGCCAGCGGATCTTGTCTTGCTTTGGGACAGCGGCGTAACCGTAGCCTGGCAAGTCGGTCAAGATGGCGTCGTTCACCCCCTGCTTGCCGAGTGCAAACAAGTTGATGTGCTGGGTCCGA
Proteins encoded in this region:
- a CDS encoding sialidase family protein, producing the protein MFDAVDAAIHRSVFERWVVGLVVCLVLVVWDVSQRDQPPSEARAAWVVPQEMSDTKAWVNDGQGLIPMPANTPAAHASSLVAMPKGSSSVLSAFWFAGARESAPDVQIVASQFDRATRQWSEATFVVNRDDMAAQLGFGVRRLGNPVVWADAQGRIHLFVVATGLGGWAAARIVHLRQRDPLSDLDIKAFEVLRPLPLSWLWNTSFLVRAAPMALQDGGMVLPVHFELGIKYPVALRFDASGDFQGMVRMSRRTHVLQPTLLPMSDVHWLALMRDQRPNGKVTAVETRDGGRSWVDLPDLHLDNPDASVAGLAVAPGQMFLAHNSSPHSRTTLDLSRSSSGVSWTLMQRLAHGETPAEFSYPAVTWAEGHLWTSYTDRRQQIAWQRFAKPKTSP
- a CDS encoding glycosyltransferase family 39 protein, giving the protein MPMPPAATSLPPVPRWATLAWAALLLAAVAVYLLGLGGQYVPTNGDELVYTHIARLTAASGHWLPLVSELDHMRNTKPPLLFWQAMVAGNWGANWNLAALRTPSVIYTLLLAGAVAWTVQLITRQWRTALIAAVVYLGFFCTFRFGRTYLTSAPETFWLGLPLFGVLWHRLRPEPASAQADLGWLAHLGFGIAMGMGLAYKSFALIAPAAATLWAAQLLSAPQFSWRTTFQTTSKVSLSALIALGLFGLWFALDPDPSAVWQEFVVGENGGKMSNAQGYWHTALRGGGFSIWAQLLAYVQNAGLLALLVLGVGWVGLRAWWRPSTQDRRPAHLIILLVWLGVWLLVFTLPSQRSARYVIPAMPALAMLIALYWDRIANGWFLASLLLCSVFVGVMGRIAWAAHDVGIGSAWELKASLLATAFGALLLIAGVAKPSWTRACTLASCLLFYASFGLTTAPLNGAAGHYSAQTISQTQGFRIAVPSSFNGQFERFQFQLPGNRFDAYDGENRGGFDDAANTLELARLLESHDAVVWLQSKPTELQPPCLPGCTVLGSRWEVKGRHQSGEITLANVWYPQQWLFRPEWLVSRAGATPAAR
- a CDS encoding GtrA family protein; protein product: MTFQQRALRLIEWLKGFRYVKFGLVGASGTVVNLVVLYVAHEHLFRAIEPESSKPYASLALAIAVATVNNFTWNRLWTWSDRLRQVEPQLPGMPRPPTFALLLGQLGRYTLASWFGIAMQYALTLWLSQSLHYMLANVIAIVIASVSNFLSNDRWTFNRRSSR
- a CDS encoding glycosyltransferase family 9 protein, with amino-acid sequence MKIQTQRWIDRWLGQALCGAVSLWARLVNFGRPPPVMAKEPRHILVILLSEMGSVVLAGPMFAALRERYPSATLHVLQLKKNQEVAALLGLAEPENLHALDDRAGLGLLGDIWRVSKTLRALPLDAVIDCELFSRISSLMSYMSGAPLRMGFTPHTQEGLYRGGYINKAIPYNPYRHISQQFLSLVDALESASLPRNKAADHRELPSDTGLSVPFEPHELPAYRHKMLADHSVLAGRKLVLMYAGGGLLPERAWPAAHYAQVARGLCKAGHAVGLIGLRDDAQLASDIQKQIASELCVDLTGYTRSIRELLMLFHGADLLITNDGGPGHFASLTPISTMVFFGPETGRLYGPLGPRAQVVEIGLACSPCLSAYNHRETFCDGDNQCLKRIPADPVLADALAALDQANDSAAHAPGALP
- the metK gene encoding methionine adenosyltransferase — its product is MANDFLFTSESVSEGHPDKVADQISDAILDAIFKQDPKSRVAAETLCNTGLVVLAGEITTNAHVDYIQVARDTIKRIGYDNTEYGIDYKGCAVLVAYDKQSNDIAQGVDHASDDHLNTGAGDQGLMFGYACDETPELMPAPIYYAHRLVERQAQLRKDGRLPFLRPDAKGQVTMRYVDGKPHSIDTVVLSTQHSPDQSETSTKMKASFTEAIIEEIIKPVLPKEWLVNTKYLINPTGRFVVGGPQGDCGLTGRKIIVDTYGGACPHGGGAFSGKDPTKVDRSAAYAARYVAKNIVAAGLARQCQIQVAYAIGVAHPMNVTVYTEGTGVISDEKIAALINEMFDLRPRGIIQMLDLLRPIYEKTAAYGHFGREEPEFTWERTDKVQALRAAAGL
- a CDS encoding lysophospholipid acyltransferase family protein is translated as MITLFKLLSALPLWLLHGAGVVLGWLAFLGSGIYRRRFLANARQAGIGCSQWVAAVGESGKLVAELPRLWMGRPVPVTWTGQEFVEAALALGNGVIFLTPHLGCFEVAAQAYAKQFGQGAQPVTVLFRPPRQAWLRDLVSGARTRPGLKAAPTTLAGVKQMIKALKHGESLALLPDQVPPLGMGVWAPFFGQDAYTMTLSARLATQTGATVLLAWGQRLSWGRGYRINVMPLEDTLSDDATLAATAINCAMEALIRRCPQQYLWGYARYKKPRKDKR
- a CDS encoding lysophospholipid acyltransferase family protein; its protein translation is MLSESGIGFMRVLGRLPLSWVRAMGWVLGWVLYAVAVPRRRVATVNLTLCFPQKTRSEIQELVRQTFVHFAQAWLDRGWLWHGRPDVVRQRLNLTGAVSELQDPGPIVIFAPHFVGLDAGWTALTQQLPRHFTTIYTDQANKVIDAWILAGRQRFGKARLFGRVEGVKTIVATLRTGDPLYLLPDMNFGPEDSAFVPFYGVPAATVPSLSRFAKLGRAKVVPVISRMTPNGYDVQVLPAWVNFPSSDSVADTALMNQRLQTYIDTMPDQYFWVHKRFKDRPEGAQGFY
- the yihA gene encoding ribosome biogenesis GTP-binding protein YihA/YsxC, yielding MTTTLNTSASAPHSPSPDASAKAAATAALGWLHTAKFLTTAPQLHFLPPLDLPEIAFVGRSNAGKSTCINILTQQKQLAFASKKPGRTQHINLFALGKQGVNDAILTDLPGYGYAAVPKQDKIRWQQVMANYLVTRENLKGIVLMCDPRHGLTELDQILLDVVRPRVEEGLKFLVILTKADKLTRVEQNKALSIMKLQAGGGEVRLFSAPKRKGIDEVATLLWQWAHPNETLPTT